The following are encoded together in the Nymphaea colorata isolate Beijing-Zhang1983 chromosome 14, ASM883128v2, whole genome shotgun sequence genome:
- the LOC116267685 gene encoding auxin-responsive protein SAUR71-like produces the protein MKQLMRKLSRVADSSSANYVLLRSGSVAPKRKGGRRRSSSCAGEGDAGGCGGVPEGHLPVCVGEEMERFVVTAESLNHPLFAELLRRSAQEYGYDQKGVLRIPCPAGIFRSILDILRRTDGGAAGVGVDLDELLLRLASVDAST, from the coding sequence ATGAAGCAGCTCATGAGGAAGCTGTCGAGAGTGGCCGACTCGTCGTCGGCGAACTACGTCCTCCTGCGCTCCGGCTCCGTCGCTCCTAAACGGAAGGGAGGGCGGAGGCGGTCCTCCTCCTGCGCGGGGGAAGGCGATGCGGGTGGCTGTGGAGGGGTGCCGGAGGGCCACCTCCCTGTTTGCGTTGGGGAGGAGATGGAGAGGTTCGTGGTGACTGCGGAGTCGCTCAACCACCCCCTCTTCGCCGAGCTCCTACGCCGCTCCGCCCAGGAGTACGGATACGACCAGAAGGGCGTCCTCCGCATCCCGTGCCCCGCCGGAATATTTCGGTCCATCCTCGACATACTCCGCCGGACGGACGGCGGCGCTGCCGGCGTCGGCGTCGATCTCGACGAACTCCTCCTCCGCCTCGCTTCCGTCGACGCCTCCACTTGA